AGACCAGGCTCTCGACGGCGTTCCACTCGGTGCCGACGACCCGCTTGGCCGGGCCGTCGAGGGTGACCTTGGTGCCGCTCGCGTCGGTGAGCGAGATCTTCTCGGTGGTCTTCGCCTTGGTGTCGGCGGCGGGTTCGGTGGTGCCGCAGGCGGTCAGGACGAGGGCCGCGAGGGTGCCGGAGGCGGCGAGGGCGAGGGAGCGTCTCATGACGGGGCGTGGAGCCTTTCACTGCGGGTGTGGTGGCGGCCGAGCGCGCGGGTGCGCAGCCGGCCGGTGAGCGGGTCGGTGCCGACCTCGATGCGGATGCCGTAGGTGCGGGTCAGCAGGTCGGGGGTGAGGACGTCCTCGGGGGTGCCGTCGGCGAGGACGCGGCCCGCGCCGAGCAGGGTGATCCGGTCGGCGACGGCGGCGGCCTGGTCGAGGTCGTGCAGGACCACGCCGACGGCGATGCCGTGGTCGTCGGCCAGATCGCGGATCAGGTCGAGGAGTTCGACCTGGTAGCGCAGGTCGAGGTAGGTGGTGGGCTCGTCGAGCAGGAGGACGCCGGTCTCCTGGGCGAGACAGCTCGCGAGCCAGACGCGCTGGAGCTGTCCGCCGGAGAGGTGGTCGGCGCCGCGGTCGGCGAGCGCGGTGACGCCGGTCAGGGCGAGCGCGCGGTCGACGGCGGCCGCGCCGCCGGGGTCGGGGCGGCCCCAGCGCCCCCGGTAGGGGTAGCGGCCGAAGGTGACGACGTCGCGGACGGTGAGGCCGCTCGGGGTGGGCCGGCCCTGGGTGAGCAGGGCGACCCGGCGGGCGAACTCCCGTGCGCTGAGAGCGAGTCCGTCGGAGGGCGCGTCCTCGTCCGGGGCGTCCAGGGCGAGCGTGCCGGTGCGGGGCCGCTGGAGGCGGGCCAGCGTGCGCAGGAGCGTGGACTTGCCGCTTCCGTTGGGGCCCACCAGCGCGGTCACCTCGCCGGGGCGCAGGGTGAGGCCCGCGGCGTGGACGACGTCGATGCCGTCGTAGGCCACGGTCATCTCTCGGGCCGTCAGTTCATGGCCGCGCGAAGGGAAGCCCGCGGCGGGCGCGTCACCTGAAGTCACACGGCGAAGGTTAGCCTACCCTTACCCATCCTTCGAACGGGTGGGTCACGTTCTGGGACGCCGCGCGAGGCGGGCGTCGTGGGGCGAGAGGTGCAGGTGGAGGCCTGTGTCGAGTGCCGGAGCGGCCAACTCCGTTTTCCGCGCGGCGAGTTGAGCGGCAGCGCCGCCCGGGGGGCGTCACTCGCCCGGGTCGGGCGTTCCCGTCATCAGTCGCGCATGGCGCAGCAGCCGCTGTTCGACCTCCTCGGCCGTCGCGACCCCGGAGAGGACGTCGATGCCGTACCCGTCCTCCAGGGCGACGAAGGACCGGGCGAGGAAGTCGGCGGGGGCCGCGAGGCGGAAGTCGCCGGAGGCCGCGCCCTCCTCCAGTACCCGCTGGTACAGGCCGGTCTGCTGGGCGAGGAAGGCGGTGTTGCGCGCGGCGGCGGCCTCCACCCGGAAGGCGACGGGCAGCAGTTCGTACAGCAGCCGGCTCGTCGTCTCGGCCTCGCCGGGGAACGGGATGCCGGACGCGACGCACGCCGAGAGCCGCGCCCACGCGGTGTCGCACGCCTCCACGGCGGCCCGGCGCCGCAGGACGTAGGTGTCGGTGCCCTGTTCGAACACGGCGACCAGCAGGTCGTTGATGTCCGGGTAGTAGTACAGGACCGAGGCCGGGGTCAGCCCCGCCTGCGCCGCTATGTCGCGCAGCCGCGCGTTCGTCACGCCGCGTTCGAGTACGGCCTGTGTCGCGGCCTGCACCAGTTGTGCGCGTCGGGCGGTCTGGTTGCGGGGGCGCGGCATGCGGTCATCCTCTCACGGCCTCGAACACGACCTCTTGACGCCTCCGTGTTCGTTAATCAAACTTCGTTTAACGAATCACGGAAGGCAGTCCCCCATGGCCTCACCCCTCCCTCTCGCGCTCGTCCAGGCCCCCGCGCCCCCGGCCGGGAACCTCGACACGTTCGCCTCCGGCCTGGAGCGACTGGCGCGGCAGCGGCCGGCAGTACGCCTGTACGTCTATCCCGAGCTCCACCTCGCCACCGCCGCCCCCGGCACCGTCCCCGGCGAGGACGGACCGGCCCCCGAGGAACTGGCCCAGCCGCTCGACGGCCCCCTCGACCGGCGGCTCGGCGAGCTCGCCGGGGACCTCGGTGTCTGGCTCGCCCCGGGCAGCCTGTACGAGCGGGGGGCGGACGGGAACGTCTACAACACCGCCCCGGTGTACTCGCCCGAGGGCCGCCGGGTGGCCGCGTACCGCAAGATCTGCCCCTGGCGCCCCTACGAGAGGGTCACGCCCGGCACCGAATTCGTCGTCTTCCGGATGGGGGAGTACGGCCGCGTCGGCCTGACCATCTGCTACGACGCCTGGTTCCCGGAGATCACCCGCAACCTGGCCCACCTGGGCGCCGAGCTGATCCTCAACGTCGTCCAGACGCCCACCAGCGACCGCGAGCAGGAGACCGTCCTGGCCCGCGCCAACGCCCTCACCAACCAGGTGTTCGTCGCCAGCGTCAACGCCGCCACCCCCACCGGGGTGGGGCGCAGCCTCCTGGTGGACCCCGAGGGCCGCGTCCGCGCCCACGCCCCCGGCGCCGACGACTGCGTCCTGACCGACGTCATCGACCTCGGCGAGACCGCCCGCGTCCGCCAGTACGGCACCGCGGGGCTCAACCGTCCCTGGCAGCAGTTCCGGCCCGGCGACGCCGCACTCGACCTGCCGCTCTACTCCGGCAGGATTGAACCCAGCACCTGGGGAGCCGGCCACGGCGGCTCACCCCTCACGGAACGGCACGAAGCCTCATGACCACCACCCCCGAGACCGGGACGACGTCCGGTCGCCTGGTGCCCAAGCTCGGCCTGCTGTCCCTCGTCGTCTTCGGCCTGGCCTACATGGCACCGGCCATCGTGGTGTCGACGTTCGGCGTCATCGCGGGCACCTCCGGCGGCGTGGCGCCCACCGCCTACCTCGTCGCCACCGTGGCCATGACGCTCACCGCGCTCAGCTACGGCAAGCTGGCCCGCGACTACCCCGCCTCCGGCTCGGTCTACACCTACGCCCGCAAGCTCCTCGGCTCCCGCATCGGCTTCCTCGCGGGCTGGGCCCTGCTCCTCGACTACCTCTTCCTGCCCATGGTCGCCTGGCTGATCCAGGCCCTCTACCTGAACGTGCAGTTCCCGGCGCTGCCGACCTGGGCCTGGCTGGTCGTCGTCATCGCCGTCACCACCCTCGTCAACGCGCTGGGCATCGTGCTGGCCGACCGCGTCAACAAGGTGCTGCTCGGGCTGACCAGCCTCGGCCTGCTGGCGCTCGTCGTGGTCTGCGTGCACACCCTGGGCGGCTCCTCCGCCTCCGACGGGGCGCACGCGCTGTGGAACCCGGCGGCCTCCGTCGGCACCGTCACCGCCGCCGCCGCGATCGCCGCGTACTCCTTCCTCGGCTTCGACGCCATCAGCACCCTCAGCGAGGAGGTGCGCGACCCCCAGCGCAACGTCCCGCGCGGCATCCTGCTCACGGTGATCGTCGGCGGCGGCATCTTCTTCGTCCTCTCGCTGCTGCTGCAGTGGGTGCACCCCGGCGCCGTCTTCGGCGACGAGTCCACCGCGGGCTACGAGGTGGCGATCCAGGCCGGCGGCAAGGGCTTCGCCAACGTCCTCAACGCCATCACCCTCATCGGCGGCATGGCCTCCTGCGTCGCCATCCAGGCCAGCACCAGCCGGCTGATGTACGTCATGGGGCGCGACGGCGTCCTGCCCCGCCGCACCTTCGGCACGCTGCACCCGAGGCTGCGCACCCCGCTGTTCAACCTGCTGCTCATCGCGGTGATCGGCCTCTTCGCCACCCAGCTCTCGCTGGAGACGGCCACCTCGTTCATCAACTTCGGCGCCTTCCTGGCCTTCACCCTGGTCAACGTCTGCGTCCTGACGGCCTGGGTGCGACACCGGCGTTCCGGCAACCACCGGTCCGTGCTCACCCACGCCGTACTCCCGGTCCTCGGCGCTGCGACCGACGTCTACCTGCTCACCAAGCTCAGCCACACCGCCGTCCTGCTCGGCCTGGGCTGGCTGGTCCTCGGCATCGTCTACCTGTGCGTCCTCACCCGCGGACTGCGCCGGGAACCGCCGGAGCTCCACCTGGAGGAGACCTCTTCCGAGGGGGCCCGCGTGACCGCGCCGGAGTGACCCGACGGCGTACGACCACTTCCCAGGCCCCGGAGCGTCGCTCCGGGGCCTCGCCGTGTCACCGGGCCCCTTCGGGGGTGCCCGATATGTGCATGTACTCCGCAACTTGATCGCGATAGGTAGACTGTTGATCAAGATTGCCCCAAGAGATCTCAAAAACATGGAGGGGGTCAGTGGTGAGCGCTCCACGCCTGAGCAGTACGCCGTTGCCGGGAATCGGCGTGCGGTACGACCTGACGACGAGGGAGAGGCGGCGGCTCTCGGTGGTGGCCCACCGCGACGGCGCCCGGACGCTGAGCGCCTACCGCACGGACGACCCCGACGCCTGCGCCCTGTCGGCGCGGCTCACCGCGGGCGAGGCGGAGGCGCTCATCGATGCCCTGCGGCCCGCCCACCAGAGCCCCAGCCTGCTCTCCACGACCGAACTCGGACTGGTCGCCGAGCGCATCGAACTCGCCGCCACCTCGCACTGGAACGGGCGGCTGCTGGGCGACACCCGGATGCGCACCGAGACCGGCGTCTCCATCGTCGCCGTCCTGCGCCTGGCCGAGGCGATCCCCTCGCCCACCCCGGACTTCCGGCTGGCGGGCGGGGACATCCTCATCATGATCGGCACCCGCGAGGGCGTCGACGCCGCCGCGGTCATACTCGGACGGGAGTGAGCGCCTGTGCACTCTTCCCCCGTCTTCCTCATCGAGTTCGGCAGCATCATCCTCGGCCTCGGCCTGCTCGGCCGGTTCGCCGCCCGCTTCCAGTTCTCGCCCATCCCGCTCTATCTGCTGGCCGGCCTCGCCTTCGGGCAGGGCGGGCTGCTGCCGCTCGGCGCGAGCGAGGAGTTCGTGGCGATCGGCGCCGAGATCGGCGTCATCCTGCTGCTGCTCATGCTCGGCCTCGAATACACGGCCAGTGACCTGGTCTCCAACCTCAAGACGCAGTACCCCGCCGGGCTCGTCGACGCCGCGCTGAACGCCCTCCCGGGCGCCGTCGCGGCCCTGCTGCTCGGCTGGGGGCCGGTGGCGGCGGTGGTGCTCGCCGGGGTCACCTGGGTCTCCTCCTCCGGCGTCATCGCCAAGGTCCTCGGCGACCTCGGGCGGCTCGGCAACCGCGAGACACCGACGATCCTGAGCATCCTCGTCCTCGAGGACCTCTCGATGGCCGTCTACCTGCCCATCGTCACCGCGCTGCTCGCCGGGTCGGGGCTCGCGGCCGGCAGCCTCACCCTGGCCATCGCGCTCGGCGTCGCCGGGCTGGTTCTCGTCCTCGCCGTGCGGTACGGGCGGCTGGTCTCCCGGTTCGTCTCCAGCGACGACCCGGAGAAGCTGCTCCTTGTGGTGCTCGGGCTCACGCTGGTGATCGCCGGGCTGGCGCAGCAGTTGCAGGTGTCGGCGGCGGTCGGCGCGTTCCTCGTGGGCATCGCGCTCTCCGGCGAGGTCGCCGAGGGCGCGCACCATCTGCTCGCGCCGCTGCGGGACCTCTTCGCGGCCGTCTTCTTCGTCTTCTTCGGCCTGCACACCGACCCCACCAGCATTCCGCCGGTGCTGCTTCCGGCGCTCGCGCTGGCCGTGGTCACCGCGCTGACGAAGATCGCCACGGGGTACTGGGCCGCGAAGCGGGCCGGGGTCTCGGCGGGGGCGCGCTGGCGGGCGGGCGGCACGCTCGTCGCCCGCGGCGAGTTCTCCATCGTCATCGCCGGGCTCGCGGTGACGGCCGGCATCGAACCGTCGCTCGGGCCGCTGGCCACGGCGTACGTACTCATCCTGGTCGTCGTCGGCCCGCTCACGGCCCGCTTCACGGAACCGGTCGCGCTGCGGATCACGGGGCGCCGGCGCGCCCCCGCGAACCGCCGCGACACGGATGCGGGGGACCCGCGCCCCCACGAGTCACTGGACACCCCGGAAGACACGGCGGCCCACCCCTGACACCGGCGCGCGCCCCCATCGCACCGGGGTGCGGCCCGGCGGTGCCCTGCGGCAGTGCCGAGCCCCGGGGGGGCGGACGCTTGAGTGGGATGGTGCGGCCCGGTGGGGGCTGGTCGCGCAGTTCCCCGCGCCCCTGGGGGGTGGGGGCTGGCCCCTGGGGGTGTGGCTGAGCCGGGCGACGGGACTGTCCTGGGCACTTCACGGTGCCCTGCGGCAGTCCCGCGCCCCCTCAGGGGCGCGGGGAACTGCGCGAGCGGCCACGACGGTCCCGCGGTCGCCGAACCGCACGCGCCCCCGAGCTCTGTTGCGCCGCGCGCCGCGCGCCGCGCGGACGTCAGCCGCGTCGGTTGCCCGCGGAGCCGCCCGCGCGGCGGCCGCGGCGGGGGGACGGGCCCCGCCGGCGTTCCGGCGCCGGGGCCGGCGCCGCGACGACGACCGGCACACCCGACGGCTCCCGCGCCCCCGTGATCCGCTCCAGTTCCGCGGGCTCACCCGCGGACACCCGCGTCGTCCGCGGCGTGATTCCCGCGTCCGCCATCAGCCGCGACATCTCCCGCCGCTGATGCGGCAGCACCAGCGTGACCACCGTGCCGGACTCACCCGCCCGCGCCGTACGACCACCCCGGTGCAGATAGTCCTTGTGGTCGCCCGGCGGGTCCACGTTGACGACGAGATCCAGGTCGTCGACGTGGATACCGCGCGCCGCGACGTTCGTCGCGATCAGCGCGGTCACGTGCCCGTCCTTGAACTGCGCCAGCGTCCGCGTCCGCTGCGACTGGGACTTGCCCCCGTGCAGCGCCGCCGCCCGCACCCCGACCGCCAGCAGCTTCTTGGCCAGCCGGTCCGCCGCGTGCTTGGTGTCGAGGAACATGATCACGCGCCCGTCGCGCGCGGCGATCCGCGCCGTCGTCGCGTGCTTGTCCTCGTCGTCCACGTGCAGCAGATGGTGCTCCATCGTGGTCACCGCACCCGCCGCCGGGTCCACCGAGTGGACCACCGGGTCGTGCAGATACCGCCGCACGAGCCGGTCGACGTTGCGGTCGAGCGTCGCGGAGAACAGCAGCCGCTGCCCGTCCGGACGGGTCCGGTCGAGCAGCGCGGTGACCTGGGGCATGAATCCCATGTCGGTCATCTGGTCGGCCTCGTCCAGGACGGTGAGGGCGACACTGTCCAGCCGGCAGTCGTCACGGTCGATGAGGTCCTTGAGCCGCCCGGGCGTGGCGACGACGACCTCCGCGCCGGCGCGCAGCGCGCTCGCCTGCCGGCCGAGCGACACGCCGCCGACCACCGTGGTGAGCCGCAGCCCGAGCGCACGGGAGTACGGGGTGAGGGCGGCCGTGACCTGCTGGGCCAGCTCGCGGGTGGGGACGAGGACGAGGGCCAGCGGATGCCGCGGCTCGGCCCGCTGCCCGTGGGTACGGGCCAGCAGGGCGAGCCCGAAGGCGAGGGTCTTGCCCGACCCCGTCCGCCCGCGGCCCAGTACGTCCCGTCCGGCCAGCGAGTTCGGCAGCGTCGCGGCCTGGATCGGGAAGGGCGCGGACACGCCCTGGGCGGTGAGGGTGGCCAGCAGCCGCGCCGGCAGGCCGAGCTCGGCGAACGCCTCGACCGGCGGCAGCGCCGGTGTGATCGTCGTCGGCAGCGCGAACTCTCCGTGCGCGGCGGCCGCACGGCCGCCCCGGCCACCACGGCCGGAGCCGGAACCCTGGCCCCCCGAGCGCTGCGGGGACGCGGAGCCCTGACCACTCGCCCGCTGCGGACGGGGACGGCGGCTGCGGGCGGAACGATTGTCGGTACGGGCGGGACGATTCATGCGGGGGCCTTCCTCGATGCGGCACGTATCGAGGAATTCCCGCGGCACCGGAAGCGCCGTCGAACGGCCGGTGACCGGCCGTGGGGGAATCGCAAGAATGAGCCGAAGAGACGTCGGACGGACGTCCGACGGAATGGAACTGGGGGAGTACATACAACGGGCTGGGACCCGCACCCCGAGAGTGCGGGTCCCAGCCGTGCAGAACGCGTCGGCGTCAGGCAGGAACGATGTTCTCGGCCTGCGGGCCCTTCTGGCCCTGCGTGACGTCGAAGGTCACCTTCTGGCCCTCCTGAAGCTCACGGAAGCCGGAGGTGGCGATGTTCGAGTAGTGGGCGAACACGTCGGCGCCGCCACCGTCCTGCTCGATGAAGCCGAAACCCTTTTCCGAGTTGAACCACTTCACGGTGCCAGATGCCATGTTGAATCTCCTTTGGGGCAGTGCCCGGAACCGCGTGTGCGGATCCGGCGCCGCAGCGACGATGTACCCGACCGAAGATTCGGAAGACCTCGGACGAAATGACGTCCGAAGGCCCCGGAAACGAAAAAAGTGCTCGTCGACGAAAGGTCGGAAGAGCACTCGAAGCCTCTGGTAACCAAAACTGCAACAGCGTCCACGCTAGCACAGTCGTGGCGGAGCGCCCCCGGTGACATGCAGGGGGCCGGCCGGCGGGCACCCCCGGGCGTGCGCCGGACCGTGCGCCGAGGTGCCCACCCGCGCCATAGGCGGAGAATGGCAGAGATGTCCGGAATGGGAGTCGAAGGTGGAAGCGGCGTCGGCGACACCGCCGGGGCCGATGTCGCCGGAGTGCCCGCGCTCGTCGGGGTCGGCGGCGTCGTCTGGGAACCGGCGGCCGGCCGGCTGTGCTGCGAC
The DNA window shown above is from Streptomyces sp. NBC_00670 and carries:
- a CDS encoding ABC transporter ATP-binding protein; the protein is MTVAYDGIDVVHAAGLTLRPGEVTALVGPNGSGKSTLLRTLARLQRPRTGTLALDAPDEDAPSDGLALSAREFARRVALLTQGRPTPSGLTVRDVVTFGRYPYRGRWGRPDPGGAAAVDRALALTGVTALADRGADHLSGGQLQRVWLASCLAQETGVLLLDEPTTYLDLRYQVELLDLIRDLADDHGIAVGVVLHDLDQAAAVADRITLLGAGRVLADGTPEDVLTPDLLTRTYGIRIEVGTDPLTGRLRTRALGRHHTRSERLHAPS
- a CDS encoding cation:proton antiporter regulatory subunit produces the protein MSAPRLSSTPLPGIGVRYDLTTRERRRLSVVAHRDGARTLSAYRTDDPDACALSARLTAGEAEALIDALRPAHQSPSLLSTTELGLVAERIELAATSHWNGRLLGDTRMRTETGVSIVAVLRLAEAIPSPTPDFRLAGGDILIMIGTREGVDAAAVILGRE
- a CDS encoding cold-shock protein; the protein is MASGTVKWFNSEKGFGFIEQDGGGADVFAHYSNIATSGFRELQEGQKVTFDVTQGQKGPQAENIVPA
- a CDS encoding DEAD/DEAH box helicase, giving the protein MNRPARTDNRSARSRRPRPQRASGQGSASPQRSGGQGSGSGRGGRGGRAAAAHGEFALPTTITPALPPVEAFAELGLPARLLATLTAQGVSAPFPIQAATLPNSLAGRDVLGRGRTGSGKTLAFGLALLARTHGQRAEPRHPLALVLVPTRELAQQVTAALTPYSRALGLRLTTVVGGVSLGRQASALRAGAEVVVATPGRLKDLIDRDDCRLDSVALTVLDEADQMTDMGFMPQVTALLDRTRPDGQRLLFSATLDRNVDRLVRRYLHDPVVHSVDPAAGAVTTMEHHLLHVDDEDKHATTARIAARDGRVIMFLDTKHAADRLAKKLLAVGVRAAALHGGKSQSQRTRTLAQFKDGHVTALIATNVAARGIHVDDLDLVVNVDPPGDHKDYLHRGGRTARAGESGTVVTLVLPHQRREMSRLMADAGITPRTTRVSAGEPAELERITGAREPSGVPVVVAAPAPAPERRRGPSPRRGRRAGGSAGNRRG
- a CDS encoding carbon-nitrogen hydrolase family protein, with amino-acid sequence MASPLPLALVQAPAPPAGNLDTFASGLERLARQRPAVRLYVYPELHLATAAPGTVPGEDGPAPEELAQPLDGPLDRRLGELAGDLGVWLAPGSLYERGADGNVYNTAPVYSPEGRRVAAYRKICPWRPYERVTPGTEFVVFRMGEYGRVGLTICYDAWFPEITRNLAHLGAELILNVVQTPTSDREQETVLARANALTNQVFVASVNAATPTGVGRSLLVDPEGRVRAHAPGADDCVLTDVIDLGETARVRQYGTAGLNRPWQQFRPGDAALDLPLYSGRIEPSTWGAGHGGSPLTERHEAS
- a CDS encoding TetR/AcrR family transcriptional regulator, translated to MPRPRNQTARRAQLVQAATQAVLERGVTNARLRDIAAQAGLTPASVLYYYPDINDLLVAVFEQGTDTYVLRRRAAVEACDTAWARLSACVASGIPFPGEAETTSRLLYELLPVAFRVEAAAARNTAFLAQQTGLYQRVLEEGAASGDFRLAAPADFLARSFVALEDGYGIDVLSGVATAEEVEQRLLRHARLMTGTPDPGE
- a CDS encoding cation:proton antiporter, translating into MHSSPVFLIEFGSIILGLGLLGRFAARFQFSPIPLYLLAGLAFGQGGLLPLGASEEFVAIGAEIGVILLLLMLGLEYTASDLVSNLKTQYPAGLVDAALNALPGAVAALLLGWGPVAAVVLAGVTWVSSSGVIAKVLGDLGRLGNRETPTILSILVLEDLSMAVYLPIVTALLAGSGLAAGSLTLAIALGVAGLVLVLAVRYGRLVSRFVSSDDPEKLLLVVLGLTLVIAGLAQQLQVSAAVGAFLVGIALSGEVAEGAHHLLAPLRDLFAAVFFVFFGLHTDPTSIPPVLLPALALAVVTALTKIATGYWAAKRAGVSAGARWRAGGTLVARGEFSIVIAGLAVTAGIEPSLGPLATAYVLILVVVGPLTARFTEPVALRITGRRRAPANRRDTDAGDPRPHESLDTPEDTAAHP
- a CDS encoding APC family permease, with the translated sequence MTTTPETGTTSGRLVPKLGLLSLVVFGLAYMAPAIVVSTFGVIAGTSGGVAPTAYLVATVAMTLTALSYGKLARDYPASGSVYTYARKLLGSRIGFLAGWALLLDYLFLPMVAWLIQALYLNVQFPALPTWAWLVVVIAVTTLVNALGIVLADRVNKVLLGLTSLGLLALVVVCVHTLGGSSASDGAHALWNPAASVGTVTAAAAIAAYSFLGFDAISTLSEEVRDPQRNVPRGILLTVIVGGGIFFVLSLLLQWVHPGAVFGDESTAGYEVAIQAGGKGFANVLNAITLIGGMASCVAIQASTSRLMYVMGRDGVLPRRTFGTLHPRLRTPLFNLLLIAVIGLFATQLSLETATSFINFGAFLAFTLVNVCVLTAWVRHRRSGNHRSVLTHAVLPVLGAATDVYLLTKLSHTAVLLGLGWLVLGIVYLCVLTRGLRREPPELHLEETSSEGARVTAPE